Genomic DNA from Gimesia aquarii:
GCCTATTAAGTTACGATCACCTGGATTGGTGATACCATCAGGATCAATGTATCCAGGTGGAAAAATACGATGTGTTTCATAGTAGTTATGCATAGCCAGTGCAATTTGTTTCATATTATTTTGACACGATAATCGGCGAGCGGCTTCTCGTGCTTGTTGAACTGCAGGCAGAAGTAAGGCAATCAAAATCGCAATGATGGCGATAACGACCAACAATTCAATGAGAGTGAAAGCATGTCTTTTTAATCTATAGTGTTTTTGACTCATCATTTTCATCTTTCAAGGTTCGATTAAAAAAAATGATGTTCTCAACTGACTTTCTAAATCATTGATCACTGTTAACCGACGGACTATTTGTCCTTAGACTTAATCAATTTCAGGATCGGGCTTAAATGAACGTTCATTGCTTGTAAGGCGGATGCACTGTCACGATCTGTGATCGATTTCACGATCTCAACGTGTTCCTGAACCATTTTGATTGTTGGAGAAGGAAAGTACGCTTCACCCTGATAGAAGTATTTCGCAAGTACATGGTGGAATTGCGCGATCAGGTCCTGATTGGCTGCTTCGAGAAGCGTTTCATGAAATAAGAGGTCTTTCTGAATGAACTCTTCAAATACGCGCGAGGGATCTTTTTGCTGATCTTCCAGCAATTGTTTTTGCTCGGCAACAAGCAGATTCAACCGATCGATTTGCTCTGTAGTCGTATTTTCGATGATTAAAGGAATGGAACCGATTTCAATCACGACACGAAATTTAGCAAGTTCAAGCCAACCTTTTTTATTGGTTGTGCGAGGGATGAGCGCTTTTCGTAGTACAGATTGAACGTCTCCTTCGGCAACTGACAAACCGAGTTTCGGGCGTCCTGTGATGATTCCCAATCCGCGTAAACTGCCGATGGCTTCTCTAATAACAGTTCTTGAAACACCAAATTGATCGGTTAATTTGTCGACAGTTCCCAGATAGGTTCCAGGTACTAATTTCTCATCTTGTATCCTTTCACAGATGCGCTCTGCAATTTGTGCGCTGAGTGACATTGCCGGTTCCAACATATTCTTATTTCCCGATTCGAAAGTGTTCGACATCAAAAACCTCGTTTTTGTTAGCACTGTTTTCAATGCAATGTCTATTGACCTCACGTTTATTTAAACATTTTAGTAATATGATAATACTATATCAATTGTGTTTTAAGAATTTAGGAAGAAATACAGAAAGTGATTCTGATTTAAGTCTTTATTTAAATTGAATTTAAGTGCTGTTTTGATTCATTTTAAAAATTAAAAGTGGATAAACGGGTGTTATATTTTGTCGAATTGAGCTGATTTCGAATTTTTTAACTATGTTTTGCAGGTAGTTTGAGAAGTCTGTTTCCCATATTAAGAGGAATTCCTCCTTTGCTCTCAGAGCGACTTTGAAGTCTTAAAAGTCCTTATTGTGATTACACTTAATTAATAAACGCCATTTCAAGAATCGTGTAATCAGAGTTTCCAGGAGGTTTTTTTTTAAATGCTTTCATCTGGAATGAGGATTAATACTATTTTTTAAGTGCGAAATGTAACAGTACGAAAGTGAAAACCTTTCTCTGTTAAACCAAGCAGAAAACAGCTTTGACTTCTGACTGATCAATCAAAGCAATTCATAGGAAAACTGCCTCTTAAAACCAGAGCGATCACGTGACTTATAATCCTTACATTCTGACCACCAATTCGACATTAGCTGATCTTGAGTTACGCGATGATTCTCTCACTCCGGAGGCTCTTGGCTCAGAAGTGGAGCGGTTTTTTAAATCCCGGCCGGATACCAATGGTGTGTTGATACGGGATGATCATCAGTTTTATGGCTTACTCTCAAGAACTTCCTGCTTTGAAAATATGACCCAATCATTTTGTGGAACTACTTTTTCACGAAGACCCGTTAAGATGCTGGTTGAGCATCTAAAAACGACGTCACTGCAACTGAATGACACTGTACCAATCAGTGAAGCCGTCCGTGAGATCTTAGGTCGTCCTTCAGCGGGGGCTTATGAACCCATCATTGTGAAATGTGAAAACGACGAATACCGTTTTCTCGATATCACAACTCTCATGAGTGCACAGTGTGACCTTCAACTCAGACAGAAAAAGATTGCTGAGGATGCCAATCATGAGAAGAGTAACTTTCTGGCCAATATGAGCCATGAAATACGCACACCGTTGAATGGAATTTTGGGTTTTACCGATGTCCTGAGACGTGGGGTTGAATCGAAAGAGAAACAGCAAGAATATTTAGATGTGATCTACAAGAATGGAGAGCATCTCCTCGGTCTGATCAATGATATTCTGGATCTTTCCAAGATCGAAGCAGGCTGTATGGAGTTCGAAAAACTGGATTGCTCACCGCATAAAATCATCTCCGATGTACTCTCAACGATGCGTGTTCAAGCGAAACCTAAAGGTCTCTACCTGGAGTGTCAGTGGGAAAGTGGCGTTCCCGAAATGATTAACACGGACCCCACTCGCTTACGACAAATATTGATGAATCTGGTCGGAAACGCAGTGAAATTTACAACAGAGGGTGGTGTGAAACTGATTGCAAAATTGGACATTTCGCATAATCCGCCACAATTTATTGTCGAAGTGCATGATACAGGGATCGGGATCAAACCCGAAAACATGAGCAATATATTTTCAGCTTTTACACAAGCTGATTCTTCTATCACACGTAGTTTTGGAGGAACCGGGCTAGGACTTACGATCTGTCGCCAGATTGCGGAAGGGTTAGGTGGTGACCTTGCTGTAGAAAGTGAAATCGGTCAAGGGAGTGTGTTCCGGCTTCGAGTAGATGCGGGAACAATGGAAGATGTGAAGATATTTGATGTACCACCAACAGAGGCGCTTACAGCAGAATCGTATACGAAACGCAATTATGAAGCATCTAATCAGCTTCAATCGCTTCGGGTTTTACTTGTTGATGACGGTAAAACGAATCGGGATTTGGTTTCGTTGGTGCTAACAAATGCAAATGCAGTCGTAACTTGTGCAGAAAATGGTGAAGAGGCACTCTCTGAATATGAAGGCGGTTCATTTGATCTCATTTTAATGGATATGCAAATGCCGGAGATGGATGGTTATACAGCGACCCAAATTTTGCGATCGCGTGGCTGCTCACTGCCCATCATTGCACTCACTGCCAATGCGATGCGTGGAGATCGGAGTAAGTGTCTTGAAGCGGGTTGTTCTGACTTTCTCACGAAACCGATTAATATCGATAGTTTACTACAAACGGTAGGCGTGTATTCACCCCTGAGTGATGCGATCACAAAGTCTCAGCTAGAAGAAAAACCTTATTGTCTGACTACGAGTGACACCATACCTGTTGTGTCAGATCTACCCACAGAAATACCGCAAATATTTCAAATCGTCGAAGAATTTATTCAACGCTTCAAATTAAAAATTGAAGAGATGCAGATGGCATTAGATAAGGAGAATTGGAAGCTGTTAGAAGAGCTGGCACATTGGTTAAAGGGCACCGGAGGCACCGCCGGATTTGGTTGTCTGACAGAACTTGCATATCAATTAGAATCAGCTGCTCAACAAAAAGAAAAAGAATCTGCGAATTTGTTAATTTCCGAACTCAGAACGATGGGGAGTCGCTTAACAACGAAAAACGCAGTTTCTAGCGTCTAAGGGTTACGAAAGAGAAAGACAGTAATATGATCGATTCGACATTGAAAAAAACTATGGTTGAGAACCCAGAAACACTCATTAACTGCAATGAGTTTGATGGGTGTAGTATTGCGATCATAGATGATGAGAAAATTAATCTCGATATGATTCAGTATTATCTGGAAATGGAAGGATTTACGAATCTGATATCGACAGAAGATTCCGCATCAGCATTTTCTATGATTGAGTCGGAGCGGCCTGATCTGATTTTATCAGATATTAATATGCCAGAGGTATCAGGCTTGGATATTTTAGCGCAAATCCGTGGCCATAGGGAATTGACAGATACCCCTGTCATCATTCTCACAGCTAGTTCTGATAACGAAACGAAAATATCCGCATTGAGACAAGGGGCAACTGACTTGCTTGCCAAGCCGATTCATCATGGAGAACTGATTGCACGAATTCGAAATGTTTTAAAAGTGAAAGTATCTCAGGATCAGCTTAAAGCACATTCAGAAAGCCTTGAACAAGCTGTGCAATTGAGAACGAAAGAACTTGAAGCATCGCGTTTGAGTGTGATCCAATGTCTGGCGCGTGCTGCCGAATTCCGAGACGATGATACTGGTCAGCATGTGATTCGAGTTGGAAAATATGCACGTATTATTGGAGAGGAGTTAGGCTTCTCAGAACGAGAACTATGGTTGTTGGAACCAGCTGCCCAATTACATGATGTTGGTAAGATTGGGATCGAAGATTCAATTCTGCTAAAACCTGGCAAATTGACACCCGAAGAGTATGATTCGATGAAAAAACATTGTGGTTTCGGAAAGAGAATTGTTGATTGTCTGCCCGAGCATGAAGCGCAATTGATTCGGATGCATACTGAAATGGGAGCGAAAATTATGGATATTCCCGACTCTCCCATCCTCTCTCTGGCAAAAGTCATTGCCATGACGCACCACGAGCGCTGGGATGGCACGGGGTACCCTTTGGGCTTAGAGGGCAAAGACATTCCGATTCAGGGACGAATTACTGCGGTCGCTGATGTTTTTGATGCTCTCACGAGCAAACGCTCTTATAAGCCCGCTTTTTCGCTGACAAAGTCTTTCAGAATTCTTGAAGAAGGTCGGGCGACTCAATTCGATCCAGAAGTGCTAGATGCTTTCTTTTCGCGTCGGCAGGATATTATCCAGGTTCAAATTGATTACGCAGAGACCGAATGAGCTGTAAATCATTTTTACACTCATGCTCATCTTCAGCGGCTTGAATTGCTGTTGAATGTTGTTTCGCGAAAAGAGGTACTGACTAGACGTCGAGACGAGCCTGAAATTGAATACCATATTCCCAGAACGCATCCAGGATTCTTCGCTTGCGAACAATTTTGGAACTGAACCAGGTATCTATGGATTGACTGAGAGGAAGTTTCAGGAAGAGTTCTTCTTGTGCAATATGGTCAGGGCAAATCAGCGAAATCCCAGATTGAGAGACTGAGCGTCCCAGTACTGTGATCATTTCACCGGAATAAATTTCAATCGGTTCAGTAAAGTCGATAGAAAACGAGATGACAATCAGGCCGCGAAAATCAATTCGTGGATGGGCACGCTGCTTCCCGTAAATGTGCTTGGCTCGCTCCTCAATCTGAGAGAGTAAGTTGACGACTTTAGGAAGGAGTTGTTGCTGCTCTTGAGAATACTCGTAAAAATCAGTAAAGGTCTTCAATACAATGGGTCCTCTCAATGGTTGTTGTGATTTAACTTGATCCGTCTATGAAAGGAACTGAGTACTAAAACTTAGAATAAGATCTCCATAAATCAAAATTTTTTTTACTGTGATTACCTCCATATTTACTCAAAATATGAGTCAAAAATGATTTGGTACGGATGCTGTTTCAATAGCAATTCTATCAGTCCTGCCAATTATACAGTTTATGATCCCACTTGATTTTGTGGTTTCGCTGGTTGACTAAGGAAGCAGGAAGCGGATTAAAAGCGGAACTGATAAGCCTGCTTTTCTGCGTCAGTGCCAAGAGCCTCAAGCATTTCAATTTCTGCCCGTTTCATTGTGATATAGTCTGTGATCAGGCTTTTGCCAATTCCTGCCTGTAAAACGTCATCCTGAGCCAATGCATCTAATGCTGATGCCAGATCTGCAGGGTAGCCTGTTATACCGCGGGATTGTTGTTCTTGTTTTGAAAGCAAAGCGGGATCGGTTAATACTGGTTCGCCTGGATCGGCTGCTTTCTCAATGCCATCCAGGCCTGCACAGATCAGGCCAGATAACGCTAGATATGGGTTACAGGTGGGGTCTGAGGGTTTATATTCTAGATTGACCGTAGCTGCTTCGTGTCCTTTAAAACCAGAGGCAGCACGCACCGTCGCCTCACGATTGTCGGGACCCCAGCAAATATAACTCGAACTCCAGCAACGTTCTACAAAACGCTTATAAGAGTTTGTCGTCGGTGCCGTAAATGCCATCAATGCAGGGAGATGGTCAAGGATACCTGCCATGAAATGGCGGGCTGTTTGAGAGAGACAATAATCTCCGTCAGCATCGTAAAATAAGTTTCGCTGACATTGAGGATCCCAGAGACTGAAATGAATATGACAACCATTTCCTGCTGAGTCTGGCGATGCTTTTGGCATGAACGACACACGGCAGTCGTTTGCTGACGCTGTCCCACGTACTGTTTCTTTAAACACAACTTGTTGATCAGCGGCCTGTAAACCAATCTGGTGACGTACTGGAATTTCATGCTGTCCGTGGCCTGCTTCCGGATAGTATTTTTCAACCATGACGCCCTGTTTTTCGAGCGCAGAGATCATTGGTAGAATGTAGGAACTGGCCAGATCCATGGCAGCCGAACTGAAACAATTTAACTGGTCCAGCGGTTCCCATAACTGGTCCACTTTTTTGAGTATGGTAAATTCATTTTCAAATGCAGCGCGAATGATCATGCCTTTCTCAGCTAGTTTCGCAAGAAATGACTTTAATAGACTACGCGGACAAAGTTCCCAAGGCTGGCCGTCAATGGTTTCGATATCCGAAAGCATACGGGCATGTCCGGAGAGATATGGTAACACTTGAAATGTAGAGAGATCAGGCCGAATACGAACTTCTCCCACCGGCTGAAATTTACTTGTTTGTGGTAAATGATCAAAGACATTTACCGAAGCTTGTGCCTGAGTCAGCCCTAGACCTGACTCTAAAATTTCATCAAGATTGCCGGGGCGAAATGCTTTCCCACGTGAGATCCCATCCGGGCCAACATAAATGGCACGTATCAGTTCGATGTTCTCTGCTTTTAACTGTTTCTCTATCGTTTCGCGGTGCATCGGGTTCTCTTCTGATAATAATATCGGTATATAATTTTCTGTGAAAAGAGTTATCTCATAACGACAACACTCTTCTTGATTTGATTATGGCAGGCGATGCAGGTCATCGTAAGATGAAGATAACTGAGAGAAGCACCATCAATATTTTTGTTCTGAGCATTCTTTAATAACTGTTTTGCTGCATTACGGAATTCTGCACTTTGCTGTGCAAAGATCGGCCCTTCTACGACTTGCCAATCAGTTGCATTGCTCATGGCGATCATTTTTTTAGTTCCTTTCTTGATAAGACTGAAATCCTCTGTAACTAGTCCTTCCAGGACGTCTTTAGAACTATCTAACTTCGCTTGCATGAATTTAGAAACGTTTTCTTGTGTTGGATTCTTCTTAGCTTTAGGCTTCTGGGATGGCTCCGATTTTTCTACGGCAAATATTGGAGTAGAATGGTCTATTCGGCTCCCTGTCAGCACTATTAAAACTCCACAGAACACAATCAGCGTCAAGTTTTTCATCATTGGCTCCTCAAACTATATCTTAAAAATTGGACGATCGTTTTTAATTCTTAATTTCAGTGACTCTCGATTTGTTCCTTATCAGGCTAGGGGATCACTGGTCAAGACTCCTCAGACGTTTCATCAATTACCGGATCTTTTGGGGGTGTACGAACAATTGTGAGTAACAGTGCAGCTGACTCCAGGCTTTCGACAGCATGGGGCTCGGCATGGGGCAGATATAAAAACTGTCCGGGGGTGAGTTTATGGGTTTCCCCCAGACATTGAAAAAGGACGCGTCCCTCAAGACATTGAACAATTAAGATTCCAGGTGCGATGTGGTTTGGTAGTGATTTGCCAGACTTCAAAATCAAACGAATGATTTCCAGGTGATCTGTTTTCACCAGCGTCGTGGTCTTCGTTGATTCCAACTCAGAACCGAGCGGCTCTACACTTACCACTTCACCTGCCCTTGCATGTGACAGAGCCATAATGTCAATCCTTCTGTGAAAATAACGCGTGCATCAGTGTCTTTATTTTAAGACTCTGCAGTAAGACATGAAAGGCTTGGTTGAGTCTTGTTTTATTTGAATGACGTACTTATTACACATCTGACAGTCATAGGCGAATGCTGACTTTCATATTATAACCAGTAATTCATTCTTAACTTTCTTTTATTTGCTGTATTCCAGTTTCTAAAATGCGTTGCGCTTCGAGCCCAAATCTGGGGTTACAGAGTAACCAGGGTTCTTCGCCTGTTCGGATGCAATTTGCGAAATGTTCGGTGGCCGTTTGCAGATAAAGCAATGGACATTGGACTTTGATTTCTTCTCCCGCTGGTTGTTCATCGGTTGCTAACATTAAAGGCCCTTTTTTTTGCGGCTCAACCATCAACGTTCCTTTAGTGCCATAAATGGCTGTTGTGTAAGCAGTCAGTGTTCCTATTTGTGACCATGAGCCTTCTGCCGTCGCGATAGCTTTTGGATATTGCATGACGATCATGGCATTATCTTCGACACCTAGAGGTTCTGGTCGATATTGCCCGGCAATACCAGTGATCGATTCCGGCACGCCTAGTAAAACACTAGCGAGAACACAGCCATAGCAACAGTAATCCATCATGGCGCCCGCTCCATTTAATTCCGGATTAAACAGCCAGTCACAGAAGTAATCGCTACAGCCCAGCTCTTTAGGGCCGGCATGCGCAGCACGATACTTGACCTGCCAGATGTCTCCAATGTCTCCTGCCTTAGCCATTGTGATCGCGTGTTGCATTTGTGGCCACCAGGCAAAGGGCCAATTCACCATCAGGCAGACATTCTCTTCGTTGGCAGCTGTCAACAAGGCTTCTGCCTGTGAGAGATTCGCCGCCATGGGCTTTTCAATCATCACAGCCAGTCCATGCTCGATGGCCAAAAGTGCAAGCTGTGCTCCTTCATGATTACTGCTGAAAATATAAACGCCATCCAATTCGTGGTTTGCAAATAGCTCCTCAGGGGAAGCATAAGTCGGGCAGTCATATTCGGCATGGATCCGATCACGTAGTTCTTGATTCCTGTCAAAAGCAGCAATCAGTGTGGCATTTTCGGAATGTTGTAATTGCGGCAAATGGTCCCAGGCATGATCGTGAATCAGACCCAGGATACCGATACGTAATGGTTGATTTTTCATGGTTTTGCTCTATCGATTAGAGAAGCCTCATTGATTTATGTCTCGCTACGTTCAGCCGCATAAAATGATTTAAAGTTTTTTTTGATAGTGTTTACTTCTTCATCCGAATAAGTTTGAGTTTGGGAATGTCCCCATACAGGAGCGGGCCAATAGGGATCATTGTGTTTCCTGCCGATGATATGCACATGTAATTGACTGACGACATTGCCCAGAGCTGCAATATTCATTTTGTCAGGGAGAAATGACTGTTGAATAAATCGAGATACCAGATTGATTTCTTTCAGAATTGCGGTTTGCTGATCAAAGGGTAAATTCGTTAGCTCAATTTCATCACAATGAGGTACTAAGATAAACCAGCTTACCAGCGAATTATTCATCAACAGAAGCGTTGATTCTTCAATCTCATATAGAAGGTGACAGTCTGCCTGTAAGCGATCATCGAGTTTCATGTTTGAGTCCGATTAACGAATAAAAGAAAATGAGTTCTCATCCCGCTCGATTGATCAAAAAAGTTGCCATCTGATCGAAGAACGATTTCAGTATTTCAGCTGCCTCTGTTGGTAAGTCGACTTCAAGCATAGCTTGATTCATTAATTCGATCCACCGATCCCGGGCACTTTGGTCTATGGCAAAGGGAGCGTGTCGCATTCGCAATGCAGGGTGCCCGCGCTCTTCGAGATAGCGTTGTGGACCTCCCAATCGATAAACCAGAAATTCCTTCAATCGATATTCTGCTCCTGAGAAGTCATCGGCAGGATACATGGGTCTCAGGATGTCATCCGATTTTACTCTGGAATAAAACGCAGCGATCAGTCGTTGCAGTTGATCTTCACCTAAGTGCTCATAAAGTTCTTCTACACTCATTTGACTCATTTTTATTGTACTTTACTCAGGCTAGCTCATTGTATTCGCAGACGAATGTGACATGGTATTTGAATTCTAATAAACAGTCATTCGTATCAGTATAATGGAGGTTTTCCTAAATTACGCCGAATGACTGCCCATTGTCCGGCATGCATCATCCAATGAGTGGCCTCTCCAGCAAAGACGCAACCAATGGTTGGTCCCAGATAGCGAACTGTTTCAGGTGATGGATTTTGCAATTCTTCATCACTGAGGCCAGAAAGGACATTCAACGTTCCCTGACGTTGCTCCTGTATCAGTTGAATGTATTCTGCTTTTGAATGAAAATCAGCGGGATTGTCACTGGCTGCCGTTTCTGTGGTGTACCGTTCTTTAAATCCAGAAGGGAGTTCCGGCATAGTACCTGGATAAACCGCGGTTACATGAAAATGCTCGCTATGAATCAAGTGTCCCAGTTGCCAGGCGAGATGATTCATCTTCTCAGCAGGGCGGACAAAGAGATCGTCATTCGTTAGATCTTCGAGATAACCATTAACGATAAATGTGGGAAGCTCCAAAGATGCTTTGATATGCAACGCCAGACTCATCAGAATCCCTTCAGGAATTAAATTTTCGGGATAACATTTTTTACGGGACAGGTTACTTTCGTTGCCTATACCGCAATGCTCAATTAAAAATTTCCACGGGTTGCTTACGGGGAGCCCAGAGTGCCTCTGCATATTTGACACGGCATGTTTGACCACGATATCGGGCTAATGTTTCTTTGCCCTGTAAGGCTCCATGGGCCTGTGTGGGATCATAGTCAACGTTCCTCTGCAAAGCCATATAACGGCCGAGCCATTCCATTGATTT
This window encodes:
- a CDS encoding FadR/GntR family transcriptional regulator — translated: MSNTFESGNKNMLEPAMSLSAQIAERICERIQDEKLVPGTYLGTVDKLTDQFGVSRTVIREAIGSLRGLGIITGRPKLGLSVAEGDVQSVLRKALIPRTTNKKGWLELAKFRVVIEIGSIPLIIENTTTEQIDRLNLLVAEQKQLLEDQQKDPSRVFEEFIQKDLLFHETLLEAANQDLIAQFHHVLAKYFYQGEAYFPSPTIKMVQEHVEIVKSITDRDSASALQAMNVHLSPILKLIKSKDK
- a CDS encoding response regulator; translation: MTYNPYILTTNSTLADLELRDDSLTPEALGSEVERFFKSRPDTNGVLIRDDHQFYGLLSRTSCFENMTQSFCGTTFSRRPVKMLVEHLKTTSLQLNDTVPISEAVREILGRPSAGAYEPIIVKCENDEYRFLDITTLMSAQCDLQLRQKKIAEDANHEKSNFLANMSHEIRTPLNGILGFTDVLRRGVESKEKQQEYLDVIYKNGEHLLGLINDILDLSKIEAGCMEFEKLDCSPHKIISDVLSTMRVQAKPKGLYLECQWESGVPEMINTDPTRLRQILMNLVGNAVKFTTEGGVKLIAKLDISHNPPQFIVEVHDTGIGIKPENMSNIFSAFTQADSSITRSFGGTGLGLTICRQIAEGLGGDLAVESEIGQGSVFRLRVDAGTMEDVKIFDVPPTEALTAESYTKRNYEASNQLQSLRVLLVDDGKTNRDLVSLVLTNANAVVTCAENGEEALSEYEGGSFDLILMDMQMPEMDGYTATQILRSRGCSLPIIALTANAMRGDRSKCLEAGCSDFLTKPINIDSLLQTVGVYSPLSDAITKSQLEEKPYCLTTSDTIPVVSDLPTEIPQIFQIVEEFIQRFKLKIEEMQMALDKENWKLLEELAHWLKGTGGTAGFGCLTELAYQLESAAQQKEKESANLLISELRTMGSRLTTKNAVSSV
- a CDS encoding HD domain-containing phosphohydrolase, giving the protein MIDSTLKKTMVENPETLINCNEFDGCSIAIIDDEKINLDMIQYYLEMEGFTNLISTEDSASAFSMIESERPDLILSDINMPEVSGLDILAQIRGHRELTDTPVIILTASSDNETKISALRQGATDLLAKPIHHGELIARIRNVLKVKVSQDQLKAHSESLEQAVQLRTKELEASRLSVIQCLARAAEFRDDDTGQHVIRVGKYARIIGEELGFSERELWLLEPAAQLHDVGKIGIEDSILLKPGKLTPEEYDSMKKHCGFGKRIVDCLPEHEAQLIRMHTEMGAKIMDIPDSPILSLAKVIAMTHHERWDGTGYPLGLEGKDIPIQGRITAVADVFDALTSKRSYKPAFSLTKSFRILEEGRATQFDPEVLDAFFSRRQDIIQVQIDYAETE
- a CDS encoding PilZ domain-containing protein, with product MKTFTDFYEYSQEQQQLLPKVVNLLSQIEERAKHIYGKQRAHPRIDFRGLIVISFSIDFTEPIEIYSGEMITVLGRSVSQSGISLICPDHIAQEELFLKLPLSQSIDTWFSSKIVRKRRILDAFWEYGIQFQARLDV
- a CDS encoding glutamine synthetase family protein, encoding MHRETIEKQLKAENIELIRAIYVGPDGISRGKAFRPGNLDEILESGLGLTQAQASVNVFDHLPQTSKFQPVGEVRIRPDLSTFQVLPYLSGHARMLSDIETIDGQPWELCPRSLLKSFLAKLAEKGMIIRAAFENEFTILKKVDQLWEPLDQLNCFSSAAMDLASSYILPMISALEKQGVMVEKYYPEAGHGQHEIPVRHQIGLQAADQQVVFKETVRGTASANDCRVSFMPKASPDSAGNGCHIHFSLWDPQCQRNLFYDADGDYCLSQTARHFMAGILDHLPALMAFTAPTTNSYKRFVERCWSSSYICWGPDNREATVRAASGFKGHEAATVNLEYKPSDPTCNPYLALSGLICAGLDGIEKAADPGEPVLTDPALLSKQEQQSRGITGYPADLASALDALAQDDVLQAGIGKSLITDYITMKRAEIEMLEALGTDAEKQAYQFRF
- a CDS encoding cupin domain-containing protein translates to MALSHARAGEVVSVEPLGSELESTKTTTLVKTDHLEIIRLILKSGKSLPNHIAPGILIVQCLEGRVLFQCLGETHKLTPGQFLYLPHAEPHAVESLESAALLLTIVRTPPKDPVIDETSEES
- a CDS encoding Gfo/Idh/MocA family protein, with amino-acid sequence MKNQPLRIGILGLIHDHAWDHLPQLQHSENATLIAAFDRNQELRDRIHAEYDCPTYASPEELFANHELDGVYIFSSNHEGAQLALLAIEHGLAVMIEKPMAANLSQAEALLTAANEENVCLMVNWPFAWWPQMQHAITMAKAGDIGDIWQVKYRAAHAGPKELGCSDYFCDWLFNPELNGAGAMMDYCCYGCVLASVLLGVPESITGIAGQYRPEPLGVEDNAMIVMQYPKAIATAEGSWSQIGTLTAYTTAIYGTKGTLMVEPQKKGPLMLATDEQPAGEEIKVQCPLLYLQTATEHFANCIRTGEEPWLLCNPRFGLEAQRILETGIQQIKES
- a CDS encoding HIT domain-containing protein codes for the protein MKLDDRLQADCHLLYEIEESTLLLMNNSLVSWFILVPHCDEIELTNLPFDQQTAILKEINLVSRFIQQSFLPDKMNIAALGNVVSQLHVHIIGRKHNDPYWPAPVWGHSQTQTYSDEEVNTIKKNFKSFYAAERSET
- a CDS encoding globin domain-containing protein gives rise to the protein MSQMSVEELYEHLGEDQLQRLIAAFYSRVKSDDILRPMYPADDFSGAEYRLKEFLVYRLGGPQRYLEERGHPALRMRHAPFAIDQSARDRWIELMNQAMLEVDLPTEAAEILKSFFDQMATFLINRAG
- a CDS encoding DinB family protein; translation: MSLALHIKASLELPTFIVNGYLEDLTNDDLFVRPAEKMNHLAWQLGHLIHSEHFHVTAVYPGTMPELPSGFKERYTTETAASDNPADFHSKAEYIQLIQEQRQGTLNVLSGLSDEELQNPSPETVRYLGPTIGCVFAGEATHWMMHAGQWAVIRRNLGKPPLY